From a single Sporosarcina oncorhynchi genomic region:
- a CDS encoding metal ABC transporter permease, producing the protein MEFINDLQTYAFLQKAFITSIMVGIICGVIGSFIILRGMALMGDAISHAVLPGVAISYMLGINYFYGAVFTGILTAFGIGAITQNSRIKSDSSIGLVFSAFFALGVILISKAKSATDLTQILFGNVLAVRTSDMWLTLAIGSLVILVVILFYKELLVSSFDETMAAAYGLNVRFIHYAIMFLLTLVTVASLQTVGVILVVSMLITPASTAYLLTNKLSVMVFLASFFGAISAVIGLYFSFVYNMPSGPVIALATTALFLLAFLFSPKQGIVFRKIQAFNSRKVV; encoded by the coding sequence ATGGAATTCATCAATGATTTACAAACATATGCGTTTTTACAGAAAGCGTTCATCACGTCCATAATGGTCGGAATCATATGTGGCGTGATTGGAAGCTTCATCATTTTGCGTGGTATGGCATTGATGGGAGATGCTATATCACACGCCGTATTACCCGGGGTTGCCATTTCCTATATGCTCGGCATTAATTATTTCTATGGAGCCGTGTTTACAGGTATACTGACCGCATTCGGCATCGGAGCCATTACACAAAATAGCCGTATTAAAAGTGATTCATCCATCGGACTCGTATTCTCGGCATTTTTCGCTCTTGGTGTCATTTTAATTTCAAAAGCCAAAAGTGCGACAGATCTAACTCAAATTCTTTTCGGGAACGTCCTCGCAGTAAGGACATCCGATATGTGGCTAACATTAGCAATCGGAAGTTTAGTCATATTAGTCGTCATATTATTTTACAAAGAACTACTCGTTTCCAGCTTTGACGAAACGATGGCGGCTGCCTACGGATTGAATGTACGTTTCATTCATTATGCGATTATGTTTCTGTTGACACTTGTAACAGTTGCATCCCTTCAGACGGTTGGCGTCATCCTTGTCGTATCAATGCTCATCACACCTGCTTCGACAGCTTACCTGTTGACAAACAAACTTTCCGTCATGGTATTTCTTGCATCATTCTTCGGTGCTATCTCTGCAGTTATTGGCCTGTATTTCAGTTTTGTATACAATATGCCTTCGGGTCCTGTTATTGCTTTAGCGACGACGGCATTGTTCTTACTGGCATTCCTATTTTCACCTAAACAAGGAATCGTCTTTAGAAAAATCCAGGCATTCAATAGTAGAAAAGTTGTGTAA
- a CDS encoding DUF3298 and DUF4163 domain-containing protein, protein MNDFPVTILTKKLPHASSDVNVYYPSIINMHNHAIQRRLNHTIIQTLNEFLIEQGFYESYLVEMIANYEIKTNERGILSLNLIVYAFTGGAHGMTIVKSLTFDTKTGRQYLLKDLFKPGSDYEKKVNQIIRQRIKDWDIQLVEPPFKGISPDQDFYIADVTLVIYFQLYAISPYSSGFSYFPIPILDFSNIIRSNGPLDTMMTFT, encoded by the coding sequence GTGAATGATTTTCCGGTTACGATCCTGACAAAGAAACTCCCCCATGCATCTTCCGATGTGAACGTCTATTATCCTAGTATAATCAATATGCATAATCATGCGATTCAGCGTAGGCTCAATCATACAATTATACAGACTTTGAATGAATTTTTAATTGAACAAGGTTTTTATGAGAGCTATCTCGTTGAAATGATTGCAAATTACGAGATTAAAACAAACGAGCGTGGCATTCTGAGTTTGAACTTAATCGTTTATGCCTTTACAGGAGGCGCTCATGGCATGACAATTGTAAAATCACTGACATTCGACACGAAGACGGGTAGACAATATTTGTTGAAAGATTTATTTAAACCTGGCAGCGACTATGAAAAAAAAGTCAACCAAATCATCAGGCAAAGGATAAAAGACTGGGATATTCAATTGGTGGAACCTCCATTTAAAGGAATCAGTCCTGACCAGGATTTTTATATTGCCGATGTTACTCTTGTGATCTATTTTCAACTCTATGCCATTTCACCTTACTCATCAGGTTTTTCATACTTCCCTATACCAATATTAGACTTTTCAAACATTATCAGATCTAATGGTCCTCTCGATACGATGATGACTTTCACATAA
- a CDS encoding metal ABC transporter ATP-binding protein, with protein sequence MSDIISVKNVSVSYYGKQVLDNISFTFTSGKLIGILGPNGAGKSTLMKAMLGLIPKDKGTVEINSKPIKNFRKNIAYVPQRSNIDWNFPIKVLDAVVIGTYPKLGLLRRPKKEHKEWAMQCLEKVGMQEFANSQIGELSGGQQQRVFLARALAQNADFFFLDEPFVGIDVSSEEVIIGILKQLQTEGKIVFVVHHDLTKVKNYFDELILINKQLIDAGPVQQVFQADNMTRAYERPVAMLDDLEVQM encoded by the coding sequence ATGTCAGATATCATCTCGGTAAAAAACGTCTCTGTTTCCTATTATGGCAAACAGGTTCTTGATAACATATCGTTTACATTCACTTCAGGCAAGTTGATTGGAATACTGGGACCCAACGGAGCAGGAAAATCTACTTTGATGAAAGCCATGCTTGGTTTAATACCAAAAGATAAAGGAACAGTTGAAATAAATTCAAAACCAATCAAGAATTTCAGAAAGAATATAGCCTATGTCCCCCAACGTTCCAATATTGATTGGAACTTCCCAATTAAAGTATTGGACGCTGTAGTAATCGGAACGTATCCAAAACTAGGCTTATTACGGAGACCTAAAAAAGAACATAAGGAATGGGCAATGCAATGCCTTGAGAAAGTTGGCATGCAGGAGTTTGCCAATAGCCAGATTGGTGAATTGTCAGGAGGCCAGCAGCAACGTGTCTTCCTCGCAAGGGCACTTGCACAAAATGCGGATTTCTTTTTCCTTGATGAACCATTCGTTGGAATCGATGTATCTAGTGAAGAAGTGATCATCGGTATTCTTAAACAACTTCAAACGGAAGGAAAAATCGTATTTGTCGTCCACCATGATTTAACAAAAGTAAAAAATTATTTCGACGAACTGATATTGATTAATAAACAGCTAATTGATGCCGGTCCAGTCCAACAAGTGTTCCAAGCGGATAATATGACACGTGCTTACGAAAGACCAGTTGCAATGCTGGATGACTTGGAGGTACAAATGTAA
- a CDS encoding nucleotide excision repair endonuclease, whose amino-acid sequence MISITVPETDVTIVQREQEMSANEAPIKPINGFIDIHEIPRDKGGIILFFNKKDELLLAGKARKLRQRVKKHLEDSVSPLKNHRAEVHKISVIIVEDAMEREIYETYIINTMRAKYNTEKAFFENE is encoded by the coding sequence ATGATTTCAATTACAGTACCTGAAACAGATGTTACCATTGTACAGCGCGAGCAGGAAATGAGTGCAAATGAAGCTCCAATAAAGCCCATCAATGGATTTATCGATATCCACGAGATCCCACGTGATAAAGGTGGCATCATCTTATTCTTTAATAAGAAGGATGAACTATTACTAGCAGGGAAGGCACGTAAGCTTCGTCAGCGTGTGAAAAAACACCTTGAAGATAGTGTGTCGCCGTTAAAAAATCACCGTGCGGAAGTCCATAAGATTTCTGTCATAATTGTTGAAGATGCAATGGAACGTGAAATCTACGAGACCTATATTATTAATACAATGCGCGCAAAGTATAACACTGAAAAAGCGTTCTTTGAAAACGAATGA
- a CDS encoding metal ABC transporter solute-binding protein, Zn/Mn family, with product MKKVVTWLGLSLLTVFLLAACGDDKNSNGTTATGEEPLKIVTSFTIIADMAREIGGDLVEVYNLVPTGTDPHEYEPLPNDIKAATNADVLFYNGLNLEGGEHGWFFKMMDTVNQKEDNIFSLTERVEPMYLSGGDGREEEINPHAFIDPAVGVKMAEDMRDVLVKKHPKKSDEIQKRGDEYVQRLKDIEKDYEDRINDIPEKNRTLVTSERAFQYLAKRFGLNEAFIWEIDTEENGSPTQIKELVEFIKSHEVPVLFIESNVDERPMETVANETGVRIAEKRIYSDEIGQPGDEVDTYVKYLNYNIDLIHDEMSK from the coding sequence ATGAAAAAAGTAGTGACCTGGTTAGGTTTATCTTTATTAACCGTCTTTCTATTGGCGGCGTGTGGAGATGACAAAAATTCAAACGGTACGACAGCAACAGGCGAGGAACCCTTAAAAATCGTTACCTCTTTTACAATTATTGCTGATATGGCAAGAGAAATCGGCGGAGACTTGGTGGAAGTGTATAACCTCGTACCAACTGGAACAGATCCACATGAATATGAGCCACTTCCAAATGACATCAAAGCAGCAACAAACGCTGATGTGTTGTTCTATAATGGTTTGAACCTTGAAGGCGGCGAACACGGCTGGTTTTTCAAAATGATGGATACAGTGAACCAAAAAGAAGACAACATCTTCAGCTTAACTGAACGTGTTGAGCCGATGTACTTGTCGGGTGGAGATGGTCGCGAAGAGGAAATTAACCCTCATGCATTCATCGACCCGGCTGTCGGGGTGAAAATGGCTGAAGATATGAGAGATGTACTTGTGAAGAAACATCCTAAGAAAAGCGATGAAATTCAAAAACGCGGTGACGAATATGTCCAGCGCCTAAAGGATATTGAAAAGGACTATGAGGATCGTATCAATGACATTCCAGAGAAAAATCGCACTCTTGTAACGAGTGAGCGTGCTTTTCAGTATTTGGCTAAGCGTTTTGGTCTAAATGAGGCATTCATCTGGGAAATTGATACGGAGGAAAACGGTTCCCCCACACAAATTAAGGAATTGGTGGAGTTCATCAAGTCACATGAAGTGCCTGTTCTCTTCATTGAATCCAATGTTGACGAACGTCCGATGGAAACGGTAGCGAATGAAACAGGCGTACGAATCGCTGAAAAACGTATCTATTCGGATGAAATCGGCCAACCCGGTGATGAAGTTGATACGTATGTAAAGTATTTAAATTACAATATCGACTTGATACATGATGAAATGAGCAAATGA